DNA from Fundulus heteroclitus isolate FHET01 chromosome 17, MU-UCD_Fhet_4.1, whole genome shotgun sequence:
CCTAGCTGCAGCCACTTCATTCTGGGGTCACCAATAAAACGTGCcaaactcgttttttttttatgtcacacGTTGGCGTTAACGAGTGGCTCCGCTGTTGTGTTGTACTGGCGGCCGCTCCTGTGTCGTAACGCCTCGAGTCTGTGCTGCTGTTGCCGCCGCCGCTGATGCGCCCGGGGCCAGCCAGTTTGGGCTAGTTTGGGGAGTACGTAGCgagaagagagaaaaaggcGCCGATATCAAGCCGCGTATCTAGACGGCAACTGACAAGCGGTTCGCctttgcaaaataaaacccTCAAGTTCAGGGGCATGTTTTCGCAGTACGCAGTTATCGcggaaatgcttttattttgaaggtcaGGTTTTTAAACATCCGGCTAACTGTTTGCTAGCTTGCGTGAAACGGCGAAGCAAAGAGGGCGAGGCTTTCGGTTTTAcacgttttattttaaagcagtttAACGTCTCCTGTATAGTTAGGAGACAAAGATATGAGATATGGacccttttttttgtaaacgtGTAAATCAGATGTAGCGTCACACAACGAGCCGACAGTTGCGTCAGCATCCATGATGACTGAGCGGGAGCCATTCATCCCGCCGCCGGCCTTCAGCAGCAACCAGCTGCGTAGCAGGCATGTTCAGAggctcttaaagggacagtagCCTGAAAAATACTCACTTTACaaactctattttttttctcctgaaaatCTTGGAGATTATTTATTCCTGTAGTACGTGTGGAACTTTTTACATATTCCTATCTCACAAAAGTaaacaaatcaaaatttataaaaaGGAAAGTCTCATTACTTATGTTTATTGAGAGGATCTCTACTTCTGTAATTTACACTGTAATATTATCTAATTCATATATAAATGGAATTTATTtggaataaacacaaaaatgccATAAGTAACATATCCCTCAAGGAAAGGGGAAAGAAAATATGCCACTGTTGAGTGGCCAGTCACAAGTGGCTGTCTGAAAATGTGTTTGGTTTGAGTGCAGACACACAGAAAGATACAAGACTCTTTTTAAGAGGAATAAACGTGTAATTTCAATGCATTTGGGAGGAGCTTAGACCGCTTGGATCAATAGTTTAAGCCAAGTCTGGTTTAGATGCCAATTAGAAGAAACAtggaaaaaagctatttttcattatatatatatatatatatatatacagtcacacacacaaacaaacacacgagTGTTTgtctacattttaaaagaaaactcacCAAAACTATGTACACCGTTTTTCATAACTTTTTGGAAGACATAAGctctttatttaatttccaactttatttaatttccaaTTTGTTTAtctggttatatatatatatatatatatatatatatatatatatatatatatatatatatatggcatgGTAGTCTGCTCCAGATTTGATAAATCGAAGTCTTAAATATAATAAAGTTAAGCTGATCTAAGTGAACATAGATGTTGTGCCATAATCTGTGAAACATATAGATGATTAAACTAAACTACTTAAATGTTTTGTAATGAGAtgtccaaaatgtaaaatataccAATATACTGATGAAATTTTAGCATAGTGTggagtattttaaaaaaaaaaaaagtaaattgtaCCCACCTTAAAGTGAGAAGATGACTTTTATCTGGAGGCAcaagcagaacaaaaacaaccatATAAAACTAGATCACAGCTGatctacccccaccccccacccttCACTATGTTCACTGTCAGTTTCCTGCATGTTTTGGTTTTCGGCAACACCCATATCTATATTCACGACTTCATTTTCAAATTTGTCAGTGATATCTGTGTCTATGCAACAAAACTATTCCCTACATATAGTCTTGCCTGTCTAATAACTGCCTGATAGTTCAACACAGTTACCTCGCGCTCTGCATCGCTGCTTGGATATTCGTGTGCAAATAGTACGCAGCCATTTAGGCATGAAATTTGTTGGCTAAATCAGTGAAGAGATTTAGATATAACCTATTTGTGCATCCATGGTACAGCTGCACGCTTCTACCTGCATTCTTGACTAATGCTTGTCAGAACACATGCAGTGCCGTCTTCTCCAAATTACCCCAAACAGCGCTTTGTCGAATGAAAGTTCGGAGAATAATTCTGACAGAAGTGTGTCAACGTCACAACTCCCGGGAATTTCAGGTTGTGGCAGGTACTTTCGCAGTTATTGGGGCGGCGGTGGAGGCGAACCAGCGCGGCGCTTTGATTGTAACTGAGCTTTGCGTCGTGTATCTGGTTTCCTTAAACTCATggctgcaacacacacacacacacacagacagccaGTCGTTCTCAGAAACATGATACCCGGCTGTTGTTTAATCGGAGCCATCgggctgttttgttttggagaggggggggaaaaaggagAAAGTGGAGCCCCCAGTCACAATGCTCTGTGACGGCAACTCAACAAACCCATAACGAGTTGGGACAATGAAGGGGGACAGCGGTGACAGCTAAGTAGGACGCCTAATTGCCTGGATCCACCGTCTTGGGTtctctgtaattattttacGCTGTAAATATGCAGCGTCCAGTCCCAGAAAGCCTTTTTGCTCTAACGTTTGGTTTTAGCAGAAACTAAACTTCCCAGAGGTTTTCCAAAAAAGATGATGCAAGGTGAAACGTCCGGGTTTGCAGCCGAGTGATCTTGGAATATTCTCAGACGTCTGTTCCCCGACAATAATCGACCCAAACCACTTGTCAGTGGTAGTCTTGGTTAAATGAAAACGCAGCATACTAATGTGGTTAGTGATTGTTTAAAGAAAGAGCTTTCAACTAGGACTGGACGATataggggggggggaaaagcatgtcgataaaatataaatcatatttatcgataattatcaacaaattcaaaacatgtattttcagtgcagccctggctattttatgctgtttatgCTTAGCGACCTGTTTTTAgatgcagaacacacaaacactgacttcaaactcaaacttttattaaaccaactttttaccaaaaaagaaaaaacacctgctctctgaactctttgaaggaggCGGGGCTTGGAAGCGGAGCATTCCTGCATCtgagtttgtgattggttgactgtaatattaatctacatgataggctagaatgcacaaggaaggaaaactcttattctgttggactttttattgacccgtattttctatcatcgatatacgtctatgaATCGAtgtatatcgttattgaattatcgtccagccctactttcaACAAATTCCACTGTCTCTTTTACTACTATTGCACGAGAAGCTATAAGGGATACATTCAAAATGCttctctttttactttttgtgctGCAATATGTGAATAATTCTTTATCTTACGAGCAGAGTCTATGTTAATACGTCAATATGTccagccttcctgttgtctgctgcaacaggaagcaacattTAAGCCTTCTTCCCTCCGTAACAACATCCTCCCAAACGAGAGTTGTTTGCTGACCAGAGAACGattggatttttgagttttggACCGCTTCATCACTGGTCTGGGTTGTTCAAACTaaacattgaaatgaaagttAAATCTGGACATTATCTAGACTATTTAAATGGCTCTTCTGTGGTAGCAGTGGCTTTTATTTGACAGCTAACTAACAGGAAAATGGGGGGGGCTGAGTGTGGTCCAATGGGCCGGGAAGCGAACCCAGGACcgaggcctccgtacatgggttgcATTGCTTCTTTGTGTTTAGCGTTACAAATGTGTATCATGATTTTGTCCTCATTTAAGGTTAAAGTTAACTCCTGCATTGATCATCATTGTTGGATGAGGCGTTTTCTGTAGAGCGGCCTTTTCCAAAGGTCACCGGTTCAAAACCCATGCTGGTCCCTGAGGGATGAGTTAAAAgcagagacaaatttcccctctgtggaaCCAGAAAGGGAAATATTGCTTTATTCTCTCACATTTAACGTTCCACTGTTTATTTATTGCGTAATCCGGTGGCTTCGGTCCTGTTTTAGCAGCCCTTTACTTCGCGCCTCCCGTCAGTCCCTCCTCCCGGGTGCCATGCCCGCTCCGGCATCCGGAGCCGTCTTTATGTGACAGCTACCAGGCGTTCCTCTTTAGGGAGAAGCAGGAACTGTTTGTGTCCTCCGAGATATTCCTGCCTGTTGTACCTGTCTGGCAACTGTCATCACCTGGATTTAGTCACACATGCAAGTCGTCTGTCGTACGCCAAAAAGCGTACGACAGGGCGATTTTCGGGGCGATTTCTGGCTAACCGGCGTTATCATGACACAGGCAGGTTTTAACGCTGCAGTACGGCGTTCCCTCCCCTTCGTCTCGACCCTCTTGGACAAATGCACGCGGGGCTTGCCGTGGTAAGGTTTCAGCTGTCAGCTGACTGTTGACCCGGCTCTCATCAGGATGcgagttattttgtttttggctcTCGGGGGGGCCCCAGCTTCAAATCACTGCCTGCGTGGTGTGAGCCCCTCCTCCCTGTGGGTAAGGATCAGAGGGAAAATAACTCCTGGCATGAGGGGGCGGAAATTGATTCGCTGTCCAAAATCGTTTTTGTTGCAtgaggatttttattttctgcacgttcatttccaaataaaaaaacaaatgcatgaataaaTAACGTGCTGCTGACCGATCTGGCTCCCCTCTCTGGCAACGACAACAAAAACCCGCTAAAAACGGAGCGAGCAGAGCAGGAATCTCTTTTTGTCCTCGCTGCCACCGgaagctttttgttttgtatacATCGCTCCCCGTCTGCTCAGAATGCGTCCACGACTGTGAGCTCCCCTTAAGCCCCGCTGGCTGCAGGTCAGCAGACTCACATTGTTGGACAGAtggggaggagagagagacagagagagagggaaaaaaatgttttaatctgaCAGAAGCAAGCTAATCAAGAGATAAACCCGACGTTACAGTAATGAAAAAGAAGCTCTAGGCTCCTGAGGGAATGTTTAGGCAGCCCAGGAAAGATGGGGATTTGATGTAATTATTTCCAGGTCTGGGTAAGTATGGAAACGCTCTCCTTCCTGTCGCACTATATAAATGCAACaccctttaaacctttttgcttctttataaacagctttttatagtgtgtttttttctgtacagaccaacataaagtagcgGGATAAGTGAGAAGTACCGTGTtcttcggactataaggcgcacttaaaatccttaccttttctcaaaaatttatgTTATGCCTTCATATATGATTACCGTCGTGCTTACTGACTtatttttatgtggtacaatgggctcaaaaatctttaaaatgtgtaagtacgactttggtcaGCTCAATGGATAACCAGAGCATTACGGTAAACTGTGTCattacctgataggacccctgagctgtctacaagactgcctgactgtaatgacTGATCTAGAAGTGCGTTAATGTAATGCTGCTAGCTCCTGGAGtacatgctagcaacaataaatctAGTAAGTctttcaggagagagctgtgtaaaCGAGGGGAaaagtgatattacacacttgggaagaaatggctctggaggagctgcagaaatccacggCTCAGGTCACCGTGAGCTCATCATCCATCTACCCGTCCATCTTTATACCCCTATCTGTCTTGCgggttttaattttaaagctCAACTTTGGTTGAAATATCTGCAGGTGTGAActgagaacaaaaaaattataattttaattataaaaattaaaattgacGGCTAAATTAGGACTGGAACTGATTTGAATTCTGACGTGAAAAGTGTGCGGCAGACCCGAGGCGACGAAATCATTCTTAAACTGGAGACGTTATATTGTGGTAATATCTTTACcagtttaatttaaacattCAGACAATGACCAAAGTTCAGTTTCAGCTCACCTTCACATTACACAGCCCTCTTAAAGGGGTCACAAAGTTCAAGTTTGCACACCTCTCTCAGTTCTCACTCTCCTGGGAAGACGTCATCTGCTGTCGGTGGAAACGTTTTCTTCCTTTAGTGGATGcactgctgcaaaaaaaaaaacgttggaAACACACTGGatcccaattaaaaaaaacaatcgtGCTGCGTCGTCCCTACTGACACCAAATGGGGGACGTCTTAGGATCAAAAGGTTGATGAAAACAATCAACCCACAGAGGGCTTAATGCCAAGTCACAGAAAGAAGTGAAACTGAACAACTGATTCGACCGGTTAGTCTGTCTTGCTAATATCCCGTTGCAGCAGTCTCACAGTGACAATCGGTAGTTTGTATGAATGCCTGAGGCAGCGAGATGCAGATGGTCTCCTGGGGTGTcctcctcccagatcctgaccagggcatcactgagctcctggacgTCGGACGGAGCTAAACACGACGTCCCAGAGACCATCCAATGGGTTTAGGTTAGGGAAGCAAGGAGCCGGGTCACTGGTACCAATCCCTTCATCCTGCAGGACCTGCCTGTTAGGGTTggggaattgaaaagattttcacgattctgattcccttatcgattctcttttcgattccaatttggggggaaaaaggagaacaaacagtttgataatgagcatcaactttgtttacttaactatcacacgaccttacaaactaacaaggtcaagatgtccacagcaaatgtgcaactggagtaacatttatatttgtttaaataaaaaaaggaatataagaacaaacttaaatacagtagatgagttgtttgtaatacaagaaaatgtaagtttgttgtgacagttgcttattaatctctctttagataacctcagtcatctaaatctaaaggagaagccatccgtttaatgaaaaagcatcactgtacaattttgggaaataaacaaatctccccctgatttaaataaacaagtgtcacctttctctcgctccctgaactgcgGAGCAACTTCGTAGCGTGTTTCCTTACATCCATTGCAATGCctagaatcatgtaagaattccagctaccagtagttctaattaaacatgttaccaatgaagggctggattaatgagaaaggcacactcccttaataaccccaaagagaggtaggaaaatggtttatttccagaaatggcatatgatttactaggaaccagccagtgatgtaaaactagctacttagagttgccttccatgctggtcgtaactttagcttctgtccggtaagaatcaaaaacacgacattcattaaattgtatgccatgttgtgtgcgcaggtgtttctgcctgttggcTCTATTTCCTCTCGCGGATGTATatgccattttgcaatgattgcaaagcgcctcgttgccatctttctcttccttaaaatgaagcTAAACTTTCCCGTTTACCCGATGgggcggcattttttttttgttttgctttaaagcctggtcacgtcgtgcgcaagttacgcacacgtgcTTACTGAacgccgtgtgcgtaacttgcgtataaaacgtgtgcgtaacttgcgtaaaaaaaataacaggtgtaGGAAATTCATCCCGACACCTAATGGCAGCCAGGATGAGCATCCGTTGGTTTTGGCCTCCCAGCCCTGGTTCAACTCTTCAGAGGAGGCTCATCAGAGGGCCTCCTGTAGCTGCGGCCACAATCCCATTAGAGCAAAGTAAGGAAAGCTATGCGAAAGCTTCGCTCGGATTAAGTGACAGCCTGACTCCTCCGGCAGATTACTGCTGCTCGCTGGAGGTGGATTTCACCATCTGCCGCTCAAGCTGCCCGAGGCACGTTTCTGTCGTTGACGCACACGACTGATGTGGAGCGTGGCGTATATCGCCGATTCAATCTGACCCGAAACACTCCGGCTTTATGGAAACTTTCAGAATGTCTGGGCAAATGTGCCAAAAGTCTCGAGTCTGTTCTGATCGCTAAGATGGACCAGAGTGCCCCGCATCTCTGGTGTAGTTCAAACACCAGAGGATATCTTCACTTTAGCTTGTTTTATCGTGAATAAAGGGGATCAACACGCTGTTTTAttaacgtgttttttttcttcttctttaggttCTTTTGGTCAGCAGCAGTCGGCACCCGGACCAGTGGATCGTTCCTGGAGGAGGGATGGAGCCCGAGGAGGAGCCGTGGGGCGCTGCGGTGCGAGAAGTCTTTGAGGAGGTCAGTAAATGGGTGGCCATGTTTTTAGTGTCGCGGGTCCTCCACACCAGACCGTCACACAGAGCACACGGTTCGTGCACTGCTCTATTTTTGTAAATGCTCGCCGCCCGCTGCGTTTAAACGCACCTTTAAATCGGCCGTCCCCGACCTCTTGGTTCCCTTTTCGGCCCTTTTCTCTTagtcactcttcaaaatgggaacgGCGTGAGAACGTGAAAGACACAGAGCAGGTTACACAGGGTCTACTCTACTGCCATGTACCACTCTCTtccccattttgaagagtgccTAAAAGAAATGGGCCCTTATGTCATATTTATATTGCAGGAAAACCAAAGGCCATTACTGATTAAAAGtactagaccaggggtgtcaaactcattttggttgaggggccgcattcagcttaatctgatctcaagagggccacacgagtaaacccattgcaagattaaatagaactaataaatgtggacttgttgttgatttttatattaaattcatttcacttttacacaatatattatgaataacctcagcgtttttaagaaaagtatgtgcaatttcaacaatacttttactcagttaaacatttacttaagtgcattatgcataagaactgatcacagtgattgtacaatgttgaaaaatatgtattcacattttttggaacttaaaaacactgtcctgcatgacaaaatacatcaaacagataaaaattaagaaatgatttaaatttttccacacctgaagcttaatctgctaattaaaacacagcgcccctcgtggacaatataggaactgcagattttcaattaaacgaagtacatgttttttttaaataattgttttatcattctctttcttttatctcctctttctttcaccttttgtttttattttcttcttgttcttccttttttctcctactttcccattgtagtgtccatatcatttgagattccccgcatgaatcataataaaactattcacattcataaatcaagcggagcactatggcaaaagcagtactgctccacttgtgaaagtcaaatctgatgagctctttttggcattaagacaacaattcttattgacagaaaggacactttttttttaataatgataatgcatttagccacagggccggactaaattgttcggcgggccagatccggcccgcgggccgtatgtttgacacccctgacctaGACGccctgatcaacttaaaaatctAGTGTAATTTACATTAATAGCACCTGTTGAGGTTGGCGTGAAGTCTTGCAAATGCCATAGGTCAGTCTTAATAAACTGAGGGCGTCCCGTCACAGAACGGCCAGGAGGCGGAGCTGTGTGTTTGGAAGCGTTACACACTCCGATGGAGAGATCTTTAAATGGCCACAGCGACAGTATCTCGGTCACTCGGgcagggtggggtgggggggtcccCTGGCATTTCAGAGGTCCCGCTGTTTGAGAACCGCTTGTTCTTTGCCGCGTCAGCAATCTAAACTTTGGATCTGAAGACACACTCGGCCGtcgccgcctcctcctccgccgGCGGACACATCAGCGGACAGGCTGACGCTTGTGAAGCCTGCAGGGAAGCGGGAAGGACAGATGTCACGGGGGTCCCGGCAGAACATTTGATACCTGTCGAGTACGTCCTGGCTGGAAAATAACGCTTATGAAAGAGACATAATGGCCTTCCTGTAATGGGGGAGACAGCGGAGGGTTTCACCCAGGCGATAAGACACTGCAGATGATAAACGTGGCTCTTATCGTGCTATAAACTGTGTGTGAAGACCTCATTTAACATTTGTACGCTCCTTTAGACATTATTACCcctgaaaggggggggggggggtgattagAGCAACAACAAACACGACACAAGCATCCCTCTGTGTGTTTGCCCAGcgcctttcaaaagtattcatacccctcaCTTGTTTCTTATGTCCCATTATAGCCATAAACTTTTAGGTTTTATTACGTTTTTTATGTGTTAGACATGCATGGTCAGCCTTGCTGTAAGTTAAAATGGGGAAAATTGTCGTCAACACACGAATACATGTTAATCTAGACccttatattttaatttattctggGGGGTTCAGTGTTGGTTTGTAAAATttagtaaatgtaaaaaaaaaaaaaaaacaatgttaaaagggtatgaatacttttaataAGGCACTGTATTTTAGAGCATGGAGGGTTTAAGTTATTCATAGGGTTGGATTTGCATCTTTATATTAATATGCAATGCAGAATTCctgtttttacaaagaatgAATTAACAGAGAAggaatcagcttttttttctttaatttgctCCCCAGGCTGGTGTGAAGGGCAAGCTTGGGCGCCTGCTTGGTGTATTTGAGGTAAGCTCCTTTTTAtatatgtttgtaaaaaaaaaaaaaaaaaaaaactattgaatgacattttaataaaatttacaTGTAAAATCAAAATGTAACTTGACTGTAATTCAAAAAATGcatcaatgtttatttttatctttatagCAAAACAAGGATCGGAAGCACCGGACGTACGTGTATGTGTTGACTGTGACGGAGACGTTCGAGGCCTGGGAGGACTCCGTTAACATAGGTGCGGCTTCTCTTCACAcgtgcctctctctctctctgctgcgccACATATCCTGCACGgcctttttatttatgtggCGGCCGGCAGAGACCGAGTGGGAATGCGGTGATAACAGGACCGTAAATCCTGGCCATGGCTGCAGTGAACTGCTACAGTCCCAGCTGCGGGTACCTCGACTTTGTAGGTAGAAGACGTTCCCTGCAGACCCtaataaagttttaattttaattgatcaattaaataaatttaaaaaatgattcatcctaaagagaaattaaatgctggtgtaactcagGGGTTTCTTCAGCAAGTTGTTTTAGGGCAGTGGTTCTTAAATATTTACTGTTACGTCGTCCCCCCCtcccaacaaaatgggtcagaaataaaactttttttttgttttgatgcatttaagcAGTCGTTCTGAAAATGACCCGGTATCCCTTTGAAACAACGTTTGTAACAACTACAATGTTTCAACATTGTCGCACTTTTTAAACTATCATattaacaagaatataattggCCTTTAGCCCGACTCTTACCTGTAGTCAACTTTTAACTATGACCCTCATGTGGCAAAGATCATATCAAGCCATGAATATTAAAGACAGGcttcagttacattaagttttgttcttttttaggtgtttattaatagtattcatcatacTTCTGACCgtaggtacagaccaaacagcagggggtgctgttgtcacatttataaggcctgtattttctggacaaaaaaaaaaaaaagccaaagctGTTGTGCACCAGAGGAGATCATACTTTCCACAACTCTCCCTTCTTGTATTCGGCTTCACATTTGTGTCTCCAGTgcagtctgttgtccaggtgaacacagaggtatttatactcctccaccatCTTGGAGTTCATTCAAAGTTGTTGCCCAAAGATTTTACCTTTGCCCACGATGATTACTAGAAGACGTGTCTTTAATTtcctccgtctctctctctctctctctctccccctcttacTCCTGCTCTGCATCCTCGGCGCCTCCTTTTCAGCTCATGTGGGATTCGGTGATGTTGTTGAAGTATTATTTCAGCCTTTGAGATGTTAATCAGCGGCTCCCGGTTGTACAGAAAACAACTTGTTGCTACGGTTACGCCTCATaacaaatgtccaaaaaaactgaagagagaggaaaaaaacaacaaaaaaaacttttagctGCACAGCCTCCAAcaccagtggaaaaaaaaaaatcagccttgATCTGCAGAACGGAGAAcgttccttttttaaaaagaatcgCAGGATAAAAACAACAGAGCTGCTCTAACATGCAGCCGCCTTGTGCAGCGCAATATCCTCCTAACCTGCAGGAAAATGTATGCCGTGTTGTGCCTGCTGCAAACTTGTTGTTGCCGTTTAGTCTTCCAACACGTGCCTGTGCTGTGTCTCCATCTGCAGGCCGGAAGCGGGAGTGGTTCACCGTGGAGGACGCCATCAAAGTGCTGCAGAGCCACAAACCCGTGCACGCCGAGTACCTGCGGAGGCTGCAGCTCAGCTGCTCCCCCACCAACGGCAACTCCATCCTCCCGAGCCCCCCTCCGAACGACAACTACCCCAACTACAGCACGACCACCGGCGCCCCCTCGACGGGCAGCGTGCTGGGCCCCTCCTGCAGATAGgacccccgccgcgctctcctgTCCCGACTGGGGACAGCTTACAGAAAGTCTGTACAGTCTCCTGCATGAATCTAAAGACTTCTCAGAGCCCCGGCTCGCCTGTATTTATTGTTTCTTACCCTCGCTGCAAGACTGAACAAAGCTGTTGCCAAGGACCGCGGCGAAAAGACTTCCCGGGAAGCGGTCGCGTCGCAGACAATTCCCAGACTGCAGTGCGGGGCAGAGGACGCCGCCGGTGGTGTGGATGAACTTTAACTATGGGATGCCTTACCGAAACTTTGTACGAATGTCAAATCTTAGGTCGTTCTATTTCACCGACAGTCACAGTTACCTTTTTAGTGGCGTCATGCGGCCTGTGGAGGGTGGGGGGGAGAGGGGGTA
Protein-coding regions in this window:
- the nudt4b gene encoding diphosphoinositol polyphosphate phosphohydrolase NUDT4B, producing MKLKPNQTRTYDGEGFMIRAACLCFKNEREEEVLLVSSSRHPDQWIVPGGGMEPEEEPWGAAVREVFEEAGVKGKLGRLLGVFEQNKDRKHRTYVYVLTVTETFEAWEDSVNIGRKREWFTVEDAIKVLQSHKPVHAEYLRRLQLSCSPTNGNSILPSPPPNDNYPNYSTTTGAPSTGSVLGPSCR